One Spinacia oleracea cultivar Varoflay chromosome 4, BTI_SOV_V1, whole genome shotgun sequence DNA segment encodes these proteins:
- the LOC110796782 gene encoding phosphatidylinositol transfer protein PDR16-like, protein LLPLAILSTPPANTSTRRTTTTHLLTAKYNLHPLESVSSAKHEVAHEGETGKVSRANFRDREGRTVLIMRPGKQNTTSGEGNVRHLVYLLENAILNLPEGQEQMVWLIDYTGFSMSTSLSVRTSRDIINILQKRLGLAVLYNPPRIFQAFWRAVPCRVMMVQKIDTMDAL, encoded by the exons CTGCTTCCTCTCGCAATTCTCTCAACTCCACCGGCGAATACCTCGACGAGAAGAACAACCACTACGCACCTCCTCACCGCCAAATATAATCTACATCCCCTTGAGTCTGTCTCCTCTGCCAAG CATGAAGTTGCTCATGAAGGTGAGACAGGAAAGGTTTCCCGAGCAAACTTTCGTGATCGCGAAGGAAGAACTGTCCTTATAATGAGGCCTGGGAAGCAG AACACCACATCTGGAGAAGGTAATGTCCGTCACTTAGTCTATTTGTTAGAGAATGCCATCCTCAACCTGCCCGAGGGGCAAGAACAGATGGTGTGGCTGATAGATTATACAGGCTTTTCAATGAGCACTAGTTTATCAGTCAGAACATCCCGAGATATTATCAATATTTTGCAGAAAAGACTTGGACTAGCAGTTCTTTACAACCCACCAAGGATCTTTCAGGCATTTTGGAGG GCTGTACCTTGTCGTGTAATGATGGTTCAGAAGATAGATACAATGGATGCATTATAG